Genomic window (Spirosoma sp. KCTC 42546):
CAACTGCTGCAATAACTGGCTCTTTATGCCAGCTTCACTATAAATACTTTGTATCCATATCAGTATTTTCAGCTCGACACTATCACCACCTATGGCATTGACAAGGATCTCTGGCTGCTGATTTTGCAACACGCCTTCCAACTGGATTGCGCTTTCTTTGATTAGGGTATTGATGGCTATAAGGTCTGTTTCAATACCCACTTTAATCGTCAATTCTGTTTTTATGTAGGTATCTCTGGATGTCCAGTTCACCAGTCGGTTCGATAATAAGTCTCCATTCGGAATAATCACTTCCGATCCCTGCGCCGTTATCATCCGGCTCGAACGGATGCCAATGTCGTTAATTCGCCCCTTTTTATCAGCAAGCTCTACGTAATCGCCAATACGGAACGGTTTCTCAAAAATGAGGATGATCCCTGATACAAAGTTGCTCACAATGTTTTGCATGCCTAAGCCAATACCCACGCTAAGTGCCCCCAACACGACCGTCAGTTTATCGATCGAAATTCCTGAAGCTGCCACGGCCAGCAAGACGCCCGCCACAACTATCAGCAGGCGTACCAGGGCCAATACGGAACTCATTTGATCGACCTGCCGGTCTACGCCCGGCAACCGATTCTCGCCAAATAGCAGTCCTATATTTTTCTGTAGCAGGCTGGCCAGGTAAATAATCACCGAAAACGACAGAACATTGCCCAGTGTGAAGCTGATACTACCAAATGAGCGCGGGCGGGTGAGCAGTTGATACAGTAGACCGAATACGCCATCCGCAATGCCCAGATTTATAAAAAACACCAACAACCAGAGGGCAATGGCCACAAAAGCCAGCCCTTCTTTAAAGGAACGACGGATGTGGTTAACATTTACTCTGGAAAAAATGCCTTTCGAGCAGGCGCTTATCTTTATTTGTAGTTCCAGGGCTTCCAGCACGATTTCTATAAAAACGCCCAGACCTGTGATCTGCACCAGACCAATAACAGCGGTAATCCCGAATGTTTTAGCCAGGCTGATTCGCCCAAAAATATTCAATACAATGGCCAGCCCCTGTAGCAGTAAATAGAGCTTACTAATTGGCCTGACAATGCGAGTGCTCAGGCGTTTCTGTTGTAATCGGCGGGAAAAGAGTAGGCCCAGGTACAAAAAACCAGCATTCAGTACAATGAGCCAGAGCCGCATGAATAGCGAATCGCTCACGAGCGTGCTCGTTATAATCAGCAAAATGTAAAGAACTATGTTCAGTACCCACATCCATACATCATGCCTGGAAAGCCGCTTCCATAAATGAACGGTGAGCACCAGTAACAGGACAAACTGAGTAATTTCGATGTATAATGATGGCGATTCGGGCTCAAACAGCGGGACTAAGTTCAGCAGCAGAATCAATGAAGCCACAATAGGCACGGGTCGTAGGTTTTCTAAACGAAGATCTCCTATCTCCTGACGTAGCTCAGGCTTACGTGCCTTTTTGAGGTTGGTAAATACCCAGAAAAAGAATAGGCCCACCACAAGAAGCAACAGAAGACGACTGTCCCAATTCGACGTAAAGAAGTATTTGAGTATTTTATCCTGCCCCTGATAATTCGAGGTAAAGATGGCCTGCAATCGGCCAATGGTAAGCGGTGCAGGCGCATCCCACAGATAAGGTGCCTCTTTTTGAAAAGCGCCTTCCGTTGACTTTTGCAACCGCTCATTAATGGTTGCCTGTAGATTACTTATGGTTAAATACGTACCCGACACATCGGCTAGTAACCGACTTACCGTATCCAGTTGGGCACTGGTGCGCGTACCTGCATCCTGAAGCTGTAACCTAAGGTCACCTAACTGATCGGCATAGAATTTTTTCTCGGTCGTATCCGTACTCACTACCGTTAGCAAGGAGTCTGTACTCAAGGCAAGTACCTGATCCATGCGACTTTGCAGATCGTTGTTGGATCTGGAAAGTAGGGTTCGCCAGTTCGTTAGTTTTTCCAGCGCATCATTCAGAATCAGGCCGTAATTGGCGAGGTTTTTTGAATCAATTGTTTTCCGATTCGTACGCAAATCTGCCGCAACGGGGGCTACGTTGCTTTTTACGGTGGCCAGCCCGCTACGGATGCGGGCAATGCCATACCCTTTTTTGTTAGCCGCTTTGATCTCGGTAATAACCGATTGTGCCTTCTGAATTTTAAATAATAAGGTATCTGGAATGGTCTGACCAGAAGACGTCGTTTTGGTTTTTGTTGTATCCTGTGCGCCTGCTGGCACTGCTGCCGTAATCAACCACAGGCTTAATATGACTAGTCTGAAAAGCATGTATGCGTACACGAGCAGTGTTGAGATGGTACGTCAACCCTGTTAATTATAACCTGAAAGAAAAGCGATGGTTTGGGATGAGAACCCAGGAAACTCCTGCTTACTTTGTTGAGTCGGATAGAAACGTCTACTCATCCAGTCAAACTAACCGGCTATTCTCAGGTTCCTGATGCATGAAGATATTACTCGTTGAAGATGAAGTTAGCCTGGCCTCCTTTATTCGAAAAGGGGTGGAAAGCGAAGGCTATGAAATTGACCTGGCCTACGACGGCTTGATGGGGCAGCGGTTAGCCAGCAACAATCCCTACGACGTAATTGTCTTAGACGTTAATTTGCCACATATCAACGGGTTCGACCTGTGTCGGCACATCAAGCAGGAGTCGCCCGGTCAGGCCATACTGATGCTGACCGCGCTGGATAGTTTAACCGACAAAGAAAGTGGGTTTGGAGCCGGAGCTGATGATTACCTCGTGAAACCCTTTGAGTTTCGGGAACTCATCTTACGCATCAAAGCCCTTGCCCGACGGACGAGTGACTTTGCTGGCTTGAAAACGGTATTGCGGGTGGCCGATCTGGCACTGGACACAAAAGCGCATTCGGTTACCCGAGCCGGACGACGGATTGATCTGACCGCCCGGGAATATGCCTTGCTGGAATACCTGATGATTAACCAGGGACGAACCGTTAGCCGGGTCGATATTGCCGAGAAAGTCTGGGACTTACATTTCGACACCAACACGAACGTCATCGATGTGTACATTAATTACCTGCGCAAAAAAATAGACAAAGAATTTAGCCCCAAACTGTTACACACCATAGTGGGTATGGGCTACGTTTTACGGGACTCATGATGCAGATTAAACACAAGCTCATTCTGTGGTTTTCGTTACTGGTTGCCAGTATTCTGTTTATTTTTTCCGTGTATGTGTACAGCACCTACACCAGCTTTCGGCAACGGTCTATTGAGGATCGATTGGAACGAAAGGCCCGCGTAACCGAGCAGCTCCTGACCCTCCGGGGCTCGGTGGCGGGAAGCGTCATTACATCCATGCCGGAGCAGGTTGAATTTGTTTACTCTCCTACCGATAGTCTGATTTACACCAGTCAGAAAACCAACGACTTTGTGGCTCAAAAGGCCTTCCGGGAACGGGTTCGACGGGAACGCCTGGTGCGCTTTAGTTACGAAAGCCCCGGCCATATCTACCCAAAAGATGGTGTGGCCCTCACCTACGCGGGCGTGTCGCCATCACCCGATGGGCGAGAATACGTGGCCGTCGTAACCGCGTATGATCAGGATGGCTACCAGCGCCAAAATCAACTTCGCGATCTGTTTATTGTTGGCAATATCGTGGCCATTGGCCTAGTCGTTTTGCTGGGTTATTTCTTCTCCCGACAGGCCCTAAAGCCACTCAATAACCTGATCGACCAGATAAACACCCCAGCTGCCAGTACTCAGGCATTCCGGCTACGAGCCGATAATCCACAGGATGAGGTAGGCGTATTAGCGCAGGCATTTAATAACCTGCTCACGCGTCAGGAGCGGCTGGTCGATAATCAGCGTTCCTTTATTGCCCAGGCGTCGCACGAGTTACGAACCCCTTTAACCACCATTAAAGGCTGGCTGGAAACGTCCATGCTCTACGATACCGATGCCGATACCCTAAAACGCGGCATGGCGCAGGCCGTTACTGAGCTCGACAAGTTAACCGCCTTATCCAACGGGCTTCTTCAACTAGCCCGTATTGATGGCGTAGATGCTCAACTCGATCGCCAACCCCTTGCGTTGGTCGAAATTGTACTGGATGCGGCCGATACACTTGGGCAGCAACGAGACGGCCAATCCCTGTCGGTACAGCTCAGCGATGGTGTTCTTGAACAGACAACGCCGGTGACCGTATTAGGAAACGCCTATCTGCTGAAAACTGCCTTGCTGAATTTGTTAGATAATGCCGTCAAGTACTCCAACGGTCAGCCTGTTACGCTGCACCTGGAAATGGATACCGAAGAACGGGCACGCATCCGGATTGAAGACCGGGGTATTGGCTTGGCCCCCGGCGAGGAAGATCAGATTCTGTTACCTCTTGTGCGTGGCTCGAACGTAGCCTCAATAGCTGGATTCGGTATTGGATTGACCCTGGCTTCCCGCATTATTGCGCTGCATCAGGGACAACTATACTTACGCCCCCGCCCTGGAGGAGGTACGCTCACGGAAGTGGTGCTGCCGTTGCAGCCAGCCTGAGACGACTCTAATAACATCTAATATGGCTCTAATTTCGCTCTAATCTCCTGCCCGTAGTTTTGAGGTTATCCATCGGACTACCCTCATGCTCAACGGAGAAAAACGATATTTGGGCCTGGCAGTCATACTAGCCATAGCCAGCTTCTGGGCTGGGCTAGTCGCTGCTCAGTCAGTCAATTCATTACCAGCAGTTGCCAATCAGCTCAGCCTGCCCAAAGCACTGGAACTGGCTCGTACCAATTACCCAAGTCTGCGCGGCAAGCTGGCTACCATTCGGGCGGCTGAAGCAGAGGCCCAAGGTTTGCAAGTTGCGTTATTGCCGCAGGCGGGCGTTCAGGCTCAGACACTAAATGCTACCTCCAATCAGGTTCGGGGCGCGTATGTTTCCAATGGCGGATTACTCCTGCCTATCTCGGGCGTACGCACTGATGGATTCAATAACCAGGCCACCTGGACGAGTGGAGCCTCACTGGTTGTGGACTGGGAGGCCGTTACCTTTGGGCGACGGCAAGCCCGACGCAGTCAGGCCCGACTAGCCATTGAGCAAGCCCAGGCCGATTACGAAGGCGAGTTTTTTACCCATCAGGTGCGGGTTTGTGACGCTTACTTGCTGGCGCTCAATGCCCAGAAATCGGTGGCACTGCAAACAGCTAACCTCCAGCGGGCACAGGCGTTGCAACGGGTTATCCGTGCCAGCACCGAAGGCGGGCTCCGGCCGGGTATCGACAGCGCCATTGCCAATACCGAAGTGGCCCGAGCCCGGTTACAAGTACTGGAAAGTCAGCAACTGGCGCAGCAACAGGTACTCCGGTTAACCGAACTAATCGGGCAGCCCAATCCAACGGTTCAACTGGATTCGATGGCATTTTATAATCGGCTCCCCCGTTTACTGAATACCCAATCAGGCAGTGTAGCACTTCACCCCCAGTTGCGGGTATTTCAGAAGTCGATTGAGTTGGGAAAAGCAAACGAAGCGTTGTTAAAAGCAGCGGCCCTGCCTTCGGTATCCGTTCTGGGCTCACTCCAGGGTCGGGGCTCGGGCATCAGTGAACGAGCCCAGCCCGACGGCACCTTCCGAATCGATCCCTCTCTGGGTGCTGGCTTGCCTTTACGATCCTATAATTACATCGTAGGCGTCACAGCGATCTGGCGACCCA
Coding sequences:
- a CDS encoding mechanosensitive ion channel family protein, which produces MLFRLVILSLWLITAAVPAGAQDTTKTKTTSSGQTIPDTLLFKIQKAQSVITEIKAANKKGYGIARIRSGLATVKSNVAPVAADLRTNRKTIDSKNLANYGLILNDALEKLTNWRTLLSRSNNDLQSRMDQVLALSTDSLLTVVSTDTTEKKFYADQLGDLRLQLQDAGTRTSAQLDTVSRLLADVSGTYLTISNLQATINERLQKSTEGAFQKEAPYLWDAPAPLTIGRLQAIFTSNYQGQDKILKYFFTSNWDSRLLLLLVVGLFFFWVFTNLKKARKPELRQEIGDLRLENLRPVPIVASLILLLNLVPLFEPESPSLYIEITQFVLLLVLTVHLWKRLSRHDVWMWVLNIVLYILLIITSTLVSDSLFMRLWLIVLNAGFLYLGLLFSRRLQQKRLSTRIVRPISKLYLLLQGLAIVLNIFGRISLAKTFGITAVIGLVQITGLGVFIEIVLEALELQIKISACSKGIFSRVNVNHIRRSFKEGLAFVAIALWLLVFFINLGIADGVFGLLYQLLTRPRSFGSISFTLGNVLSFSVIIYLASLLQKNIGLLFGENRLPGVDRQVDQMSSVLALVRLLIVVAGVLLAVAASGISIDKLTVVLGALSVGIGLGMQNIVSNFVSGIILIFEKPFRIGDYVELADKKGRINDIGIRSSRMITAQGSEVIIPNGDLLSNRLVNWTSRDTYIKTELTIKVGIETDLIAINTLIKESAIQLEGVLQNQQPEILVNAIGGDSVELKILIWIQSIYSEAGIKSQLLQQLFIKLKEVGIKLL
- a CDS encoding response regulator transcription factor; translated protein: MKILLVEDEVSLASFIRKGVESEGYEIDLAYDGLMGQRLASNNPYDVIVLDVNLPHINGFDLCRHIKQESPGQAILMLTALDSLTDKESGFGAGADDYLVKPFEFRELILRIKALARRTSDFAGLKTVLRVADLALDTKAHSVTRAGRRIDLTAREYALLEYLMINQGRTVSRVDIAEKVWDLHFDTNTNVIDVYINYLRKKIDKEFSPKLLHTIVGMGYVLRDS
- a CDS encoding HAMP domain-containing sensor histidine kinase, with protein sequence MMQIKHKLILWFSLLVASILFIFSVYVYSTYTSFRQRSIEDRLERKARVTEQLLTLRGSVAGSVITSMPEQVEFVYSPTDSLIYTSQKTNDFVAQKAFRERVRRERLVRFSYESPGHIYPKDGVALTYAGVSPSPDGREYVAVVTAYDQDGYQRQNQLRDLFIVGNIVAIGLVVLLGYFFSRQALKPLNNLIDQINTPAASTQAFRLRADNPQDEVGVLAQAFNNLLTRQERLVDNQRSFIAQASHELRTPLTTIKGWLETSMLYDTDADTLKRGMAQAVTELDKLTALSNGLLQLARIDGVDAQLDRQPLALVEIVLDAADTLGQQRDGQSLSVQLSDGVLEQTTPVTVLGNAYLLKTALLNLLDNAVKYSNGQPVTLHLEMDTEERARIRIEDRGIGLAPGEEDQILLPLVRGSNVASIAGFGIGLTLASRIIALHQGQLYLRPRPGGGTLTEVVLPLQPA
- a CDS encoding TolC family protein, with protein sequence MLNGEKRYLGLAVILAIASFWAGLVAAQSVNSLPAVANQLSLPKALELARTNYPSLRGKLATIRAAEAEAQGLQVALLPQAGVQAQTLNATSNQVRGAYVSNGGLLLPISGVRTDGFNNQATWTSGASLVVDWEAVTFGRRQARRSQARLAIEQAQADYEGEFFTHQVRVCDAYLLALNAQKSVALQTANLQRAQALQRVIRASTEGGLRPGIDSAIANTEVARARLQVLESQQLAQQQVLRLTELIGQPNPTVQLDSMAFYNRLPRLLNTQSGSVALHPQLRVFQKSIELGKANEALLKAAALPSVSVLGSLQGRGSGISERAQPDGTFRIDPSLGAGLPLRSYNYIVGVTAIWRPTDLLRSKYALSAQRERINAFQQTYNQQALGIQAASQNASLQLELAQARADQAPLQLDAAQQAYTQSQARYESGLDNILALTQTTALLNRAEVDQAIVTNSVWRALLLRAATAGDLDSFLQQIPR